GTGGAACGGGCGGCTGCCGAAGTCTGAACCGGGTCTGAACCGGCGGAGTCATCGCTGCGGGAACGTGTCATGCCGGCGACAGGGGGGTGTGCCGCCGGCGATCCGTACTCAGTCAGTCGAAGCCGAGCAGATCGAAGATGTCCCGATCCTTGAGGGATTCGGCCTCCAGCGGTTCCACATCGCTGAGCATCTTCTGAGCAAGGCTCAGGTACTCCTGTTGCACCGCCTCCACTTCCGGGCTGGGTTCCATCTCAAAGATGGTGCACTTCTTCAGGCGTGATTTCCTGATGGCATCAACGGTTTTGAAGTGGGCCATCGTGCGCAGGCCCGTGCGCTCGTTGAACTTATCGATCTGGTCAGTTTCCTCCGAGCGGTTGGCAATCACACCACCGAGCCGCACCTTGTAGTTCTTGGCTTTGGCATTGATCGCCTGCATGATCCGGTTCATGGCGAAGATCGAGTCGAAGTCGTTCGCCGTGACGATCAGGCAGTAATGGGCATGCTGAAGGGGTGCGGCGAACCCACCGCAGACCACATCACCCAGTACGTCGAAGATCACCACATCGGTGTCTTCCAGCAGGTGGTGCTCCTTGAGCAGTTTCACCGTCTGGCCGGTGACGTAACCCCCGCAGCCGGTGCCCGCCGGCGGCCCACCCGACTCCACGCACATCACGCCGTTGTAGCCCTCGAAGACGAAATCTTCAGGCCGCAACTCCTCACTGTGGAAGTCCACGGTTTCGAGGATGTCGATCACCGTGGGCACCATCTTCTTGGTGAGGGTGAAGGTGCTGTCGTGCTTGGGATCGCAGCCGATCTGCAGCACTCGCTTGCCGAGCTTCGAAAAGGCGGCCGAGAGGTTGGAGGAGGTGGTGGATTTCCCGATCCCCCCCTTGCCGTACACCGCAATCACCAGGGCGCCGGTCTCGATGTTCATCGAGGCGTCCTGGTGCACCTGCAGGCTGCCTTCGCCGTCTTCAACGCGATTGGTGGGAGTCGTGAGCGTGGCTGTCATCAGCGCGATCCTTGCCTTGAAACGGGGCCGAACAATGGCTTGGTTCCATGCAAGGTCAGCACGGCCAAGCGTGTTCGCGCATGGTGCAAACCGAAACATCTCCCGGCTGCTCTGCGCTCAATCCCTCACTTGCTGTAATGCGCCTTGGCGTCATAGAGGACCTCTTCGGTGATCGCCACCAACCCGTGTTCACGGGCGAAGGTTTCGGTGTTGGTTTTCACCTTGCCACGCACGAAAAAGGGGATCTTGCGCAGGGCGGCTTCGCCGTCGGCGCTCCAGACCGCGACGCCTTCGGTCACTGAGGGAGGTGCCAGTGTGGCCGTGGCGCCCGCTGCTGCGGCGCCGTTGGTCGCCGCTGCCAAGGACGTCCCGGCCACCGCGGCCAGGACAGGCTCGGCTGCCGCAGCCTGACGGGGAGGCGCTCCCTCAGCCAGATGACTGCGGTGCCCTTCGACGAATTCGAAGTCGTGGCGGAACATGCCGATCAGGTGTTCCTCCAGACCCATCATCAGCGGGTGTACCCAGGAATCAAAGATCACGTTCGCCCCTTCCCAGCCCATCTGCGGGGCGTAACGGGCCGGCACGTCCTGCACGTGCAGCGGAGCGCTGATCACCGCACAGGGAATGCCCAGCCGTTTGGCGCTGTGGCGTTCCATCTGGGTGCCCAGCACCAGCTCCGGTGCGGCCTCTCCCATCGCCTTCTCCACGGCGAGGTAGTCATCGGTGATCAGGGCTTCCAGCCCCAGGTCCTTGGCTGCGGCCCGCACCTCGCGGGCCAGCTCGCGGCTGTAGGTGCCAAGGCCCACCACCGTGAAGCCGAGCTCATCGGCGGCGATGCGCGCAGCGGCGATCGCGTGGGTGGCATCGGCAAAGATGAACACCCGCTTGCCGGTGAGGTAAGTGGAATCCACCGAGCGCGAGTACCACGGCATCCTGGAGCGCAGGTCGGCCTCGTTGGCTTCGGGCGCTTCCAGATCGAGCACGGTGCTCAGTTCGTCAAGAAACCGCCGCGTGGCTCCCACACCGATGGGCACGGTGCGCACCACCGGCGTGCCGAACTGGCGCTCCAGCCAGCTGCAGAGTGGCCCGGCCACTTCCGGATACAGGCAGACATTGGCGTCAGCTTCCGGCAAGCGCAACAGATCGGCAGGCCTGGCGCCCATCGGTGCCACGACGTTCACATCGATGCCGTGTTCGCTCAGCAAGCCGCGGATCTCCTTGATGTCGTCGCGGCAGCGGAACCCCAGCAGGCTCGGTCCGAGCAGATTCACCCGCGGCCGACGGCCTTCGGCCCGCCAGCGATCGGGTGAGGGCCGCGGAGTTCCGGGCGCCGGCACCTGCTCGCGCAGCAGGCTGCGGCAGAGCTGATAGAGGGTTTCGGCTGCCCCCCAGTTCTCTTTCTTTGAATAGGCGGGCAGTTCCAGGTTCACCACCGGCACGCCGAGATTCATCCCACCGGCAAGTGCACCCGGCTGGTCCTGGATCAGCTCCGCCGTGCAGCTCTCGCCCACCAGCAGGGCTTCGGGCTGGAAGCGATCCACCGCTTGCTGGATCGAACGCTTGACCAGTTCAGCGGTGTCACCGCCGAGGTCGCGGGCCTGGAAGGTGGTGTACGTGACGGGGGGACGGCGATCTCGCCGCTCGATCATCGTGAACAGAAGGTCGGCGTAGGTGTCGCCCTGGGGCGCATGCAGCACGTAGTGCAGCCCTTCCATCGAGGCGGCGATCCGCATCGCGCCCACATGAGGGGGGCCTTCGTAGGTCCAGAGGGTCAGTTCCATTTCAGGAGTTGGCGGCGGTGCAGCGGACGGGCAAACAATTCGGCGAGATCGGCGGCCTGGTCGATGCCGTGGATGGGGCTGAAGACGAGCTCAATCGACCACTTCGTGGCGATGCCCTCCGCTTCCAGCGGATTGGCGATCCCCAGCCCGCAGACCACAAGATCGGGACGGGCGGCGCGCACCCGCTCCAGCTGCCGCTCCAGGTCCTGGCCTTCGCTGAGCTGCGTGCCCTCCGGCAGCAGGGCCAGCTCTTCCGCCATCAGGGGGCGATCGAGATAGGGGGTGCCCACCTCAACCAGCTCCATGCCGCATTCGCGGCTGAGGAAGCGGGCCAACGGGATCTCCAGCTGGGAGTCGGGCATCAGGAAGAGACGCTTGCCTTCGAGTTGCTGCCGCAGTGGAGCCAGTGCCCTGCGGCCCCGCTCCACCAGCGGATCGAGCACCTCCGCCACGAGGCCGGGGTCGACACCGAAGGCGGCGGCGGCGGCGGCCATCCAGGCGCGGC
The sequence above is a segment of the Synechococcus sp. MW101C3 genome. Coding sequences within it:
- the bchL gene encoding ferredoxin:protochlorophyllide reductase (ATP-dependent) iron-sulfur ATP-binding protein — encoded protein: MTATLTTPTNRVEDGEGSLQVHQDASMNIETGALVIAVYGKGGIGKSTTSSNLSAAFSKLGKRVLQIGCDPKHDSTFTLTKKMVPTVIDILETVDFHSEELRPEDFVFEGYNGVMCVESGGPPAGTGCGGYVTGQTVKLLKEHHLLEDTDVVIFDVLGDVVCGGFAAPLQHAHYCLIVTANDFDSIFAMNRIMQAINAKAKNYKVRLGGVIANRSEETDQIDKFNERTGLRTMAHFKTVDAIRKSRLKKCTIFEMEPSPEVEAVQQEYLSLAQKMLSDVEPLEAESLKDRDIFDLLGFD
- a CDS encoding ferredoxin:protochlorophyllide reductase (ATP-dependent) subunit B; the encoded protein is MELTLWTYEGPPHVGAMRIAASMEGLHYVLHAPQGDTYADLLFTMIERRDRRPPVTYTTFQARDLGGDTAELVKRSIQQAVDRFQPEALLVGESCTAELIQDQPGALAGGMNLGVPVVNLELPAYSKKENWGAAETLYQLCRSLLREQVPAPGTPRPSPDRWRAEGRRPRVNLLGPSLLGFRCRDDIKEIRGLLSEHGIDVNVVAPMGARPADLLRLPEADANVCLYPEVAGPLCSWLERQFGTPVVRTVPIGVGATRRFLDELSTVLDLEAPEANEADLRSRMPWYSRSVDSTYLTGKRVFIFADATHAIAAARIAADELGFTVVGLGTYSRELAREVRAAAKDLGLEALITDDYLAVEKAMGEAAPELVLGTQMERHSAKRLGIPCAVISAPLHVQDVPARYAPQMGWEGANVIFDSWVHPLMMGLEEHLIGMFRHDFEFVEGHRSHLAEGAPPRQAAAAEPVLAAVAGTSLAAATNGAAAAGATATLAPPSVTEGVAVWSADGEAALRKIPFFVRGKVKTNTETFAREHGLVAITEEVLYDAKAHYSK